From a region of the Leucoraja erinacea ecotype New England chromosome 6, Leri_hhj_1, whole genome shotgun sequence genome:
- the gpr18 gene encoding N-arachidonyl glycine receptor encodes MQSQNSSMFEHQPLEFRIGAITFYVIIFTIGLVVNATAIWVFSCTTKKGTSVNIYMTNVALLDLMFIMLLPFHLIYYGKNYWPFGDIFCRINATVTIFYPSIALWLLAFISVDRYTAVVQPKHSKELRNTGKAIASCVGIWVMTIVSVLPFMFSKNDPDRASNFTTCFKMLDIMHLKEVNSLNFIRVTLFFLLPLFIMIGCYCIIIKSLIKGKTSKLKPKTKEKSIKIIVTLIVQVLVCFVPYHICSIFLLLQSGRSNFNAWAAFTTFLMNLSTCLDMILYYIVSKHFQARVISVIYYRNYLRSVRRKSFRHGSFHSLSNVNISNM; translated from the coding sequence ATGCAATCACAAAACAGCAGCATGTTTGAGCATCAGCCTCTCGAGTTCAGAATTGGTGCAATTACCTTCTACGTTATCATTTTCACAATTGGACTGGTTGTAAATGCCACTGCAATTTGGGTCTTCAGCTGCACCACTAAGAAAGGCACATCTGTGAACATATACATGACAAATGTCGCTCTGTTGGACCTCATGTTTATAATGCTGCTGCCTTTCCACCTGATTTATTATGGGAAGAATTACTGGCCCTTTGGTGATATCTTCTGCCGCATCAATGCCACCGTCACTATATTTTACCCGAGCATTGCTCTGTGGCTTTTGGCTTTCATCAGCGTTGACCGCTACACGGCAGTGGTGCAACCCAAACACAGCAAGGAACTTCGTAACACTGGTAAAGCTATTGCCAGCTGTGTAGGAATCTGGGTAATGACAATTGTGTCTGTTCTTCCCTTCATGTTTTCCAAGAACGACCCAGACAGGGCTTCTAATTTTACAACCTGTTTCAAAATGCTCGACATCATGCACTTGAAGGAAGTCAACAGTCTGAACTTCATCCGAGTGACATTGTTTTTTCTTCTGCCTCTCTTCATTATGATAGGATGCTACTGCATTATCATCAAAAGCCTAATAAAAGGAAAAACTTCCAAACTGAAGCCAAAAACGAAggaaaaatctattaaaataatTGTGACCCTCATCGTTCAGGTGCTTGTCTGTTTTGTCCCATATCACATATGTTCCATTTTCTTACTATTACAATCTGGACGTAGTAATTTCAACGCCTGGGCTGCCTTTACAACCTTCTTGATGAACCTCAGCACATGTCTCGACATGATCCTGTACTACATAGTGTCAAAGCACTTTCAGGCCAGAGTCATCAGCGTCATCTACTATAGGAACTACCTGAGGAGCGTACGAAGGAAAAGCTTCAGACATGGGAGTTTCCATTCACTGAGCAACGTCAACATTAGCAACATGTAA